One Desulfovibrio sp. X2 genomic window carries:
- a CDS encoding HD domain-containing phosphohydrolase, whose amino-acid sequence MHTHGTHIEQILRTIEGLNHLSDMDAILDAILREARALTDADAGTIFLAEDGRLTFAYLHNDTLFGHGRNTGVSPETYRSDTLPIDNQSVVGYAALSGTPLVHDDVYALDPGLPYRFNSSFDEKSGYRTRSTLTLPLRTFGNKLVGVMQLINARGENGQAVPFTAEHRALVPIFAQHAAGVVERGRTTRELILRMTRMAELRDPAETGAHVQRVGAVSAELYHQWALDHGVPLEEIRRYKDKLRIAAMLHDVGKVGIPDIILRKPARLSDDEYGLMKRHTVYGARIFADDHSELDALCREVALRHHERWSGGGYPGRLDDIFADEYTGLPMRGEAIPLAARITALADVYDALVSPRCYKDPWPEERVFEHIRAESGRHFDPGVVDAFFEVYPVIRAIHTRFRDAE is encoded by the coding sequence ATGCACACGCACGGAACGCACATCGAGCAGATTCTCCGCACCATCGAAGGCCTGAACCACCTGAGCGACATGGACGCCATCCTCGACGCGATCCTGCGCGAGGCCCGCGCCCTGACGGACGCGGACGCCGGGACAATCTTCCTGGCCGAGGACGGGCGACTGACCTTCGCCTACCTGCACAACGACACCCTTTTCGGCCACGGCAGGAACACGGGCGTGAGTCCGGAGACCTACCGCAGCGACACCCTGCCCATCGACAACCAGTCGGTGGTCGGCTACGCGGCGCTCTCCGGCACGCCGCTCGTCCACGACGACGTCTACGCCCTGGACCCGGGCCTGCCCTACCGCTTCAACTCGAGCTTCGACGAGAAGAGCGGCTACCGCACCCGCTCCACCCTGACGCTGCCGCTGCGCACCTTCGGGAACAAGCTCGTGGGCGTCATGCAGCTCATCAACGCCAGGGGAGAGAACGGCCAGGCCGTCCCCTTCACCGCGGAGCACCGCGCCCTCGTGCCCATCTTCGCCCAGCACGCTGCCGGGGTCGTGGAGCGCGGCCGCACCACGCGCGAGCTCATCCTGCGCATGACGCGCATGGCCGAGCTGCGCGACCCGGCGGAGACCGGGGCGCACGTGCAGCGCGTCGGCGCGGTCTCGGCCGAGCTCTACCACCAGTGGGCCCTGGACCACGGCGTGCCGCTCGAGGAGATCCGCCGCTACAAGGACAAGCTGCGCATCGCGGCCATGCTGCACGACGTGGGCAAGGTCGGCATCCCGGACATCATCCTGCGCAAGCCCGCGCGCCTCTCGGACGACGAGTACGGCCTCATGAAGCGCCACACCGTGTACGGCGCGCGCATCTTCGCCGACGACCACAGCGAGCTCGACGCGCTGTGCCGCGAGGTTGCCCTGCGCCACCACGAGCGCTGGTCCGGCGGAGGCTACCCCGGCAGGCTCGACGACATCTTCGCGGACGAATACACGGGCCTTCCCATGCGCGGCGAGGCCATCCCCCTGGCCGCGCGCATCACCGCCCTGGCGGACGTCTACGACGCCCTGGTCAGCCCGCGCTGCTACAAGGACCCCTGGCCCGAAGAGCGCGTCTTCGAGCACATCCGGGCCGAGTCCGGCCGCCACTTCGATCCCGGGGTGGTGGACGCCTTCTTCGAGGTCTACCCGGTCATCCGGGCCATCCACACGCGCTTCCGCGACGCGGAGTAG
- the phoU gene encoding phosphate signaling complex protein PhoU: MERLHLDKELSSLRLKLLEMSSLCDKALAAALKSAFERDTDLAETVIEGDSEINRLHCTVDEDTLTVLAREQPVARDLRFLLGSTYMAANLERVGDQAVNIAERAVLLNQRPALPHNPLMEELALHVQAMFRKAIQAYNAEDADLAMQVCDMDSHADNLNMKILKHYMDYMIQESRAVERAVHKIIMARCLERVGDQTTNIAENLIFILKGVDIRQTCRP; the protein is encoded by the coding sequence ATGGAAAGACTGCATCTGGACAAGGAGCTCTCCTCGCTCAGGCTCAAGCTGCTGGAGATGTCCTCGCTGTGCGACAAGGCCCTGGCCGCGGCGCTCAAGTCCGCCTTCGAGCGCGACACCGACCTGGCCGAGACGGTCATCGAGGGCGACAGCGAGATCAACCGCCTGCATTGCACGGTGGACGAGGACACCCTGACGGTGCTGGCCCGCGAGCAGCCCGTGGCGCGCGACCTGCGCTTCCTGCTCGGCAGCACCTACATGGCCGCGAACCTCGAGCGCGTGGGCGACCAGGCCGTGAACATCGCGGAGCGCGCCGTGCTGCTGAACCAGCGGCCCGCGCTGCCCCATAACCCGCTCATGGAGGAGCTGGCCCTGCACGTCCAGGCCATGTTCCGCAAGGCCATCCAGGCGTACAACGCCGAGGACGCGGACCTCGCCATGCAGGTCTGCGACATGGACTCGCACGCCGACAACCTGAACATGAAGATCCTCAAGCACTACATGGACTACATGATCCAGGAGAGCCGCGCCGTGGAGCGCGCCGTGCACAAGATCATCATGGCGCGCTGCCTGGAGCGCGTGGGCGACCAGACCACGAACATCGCCGAGAACCTGATCTTCATCCTGAAGGGCGTGGACATCCGCCAGACCTGCCGCCCCTAG
- a CDS encoding response regulator, whose translation MPKDAILVVEDDEDIRQLLRYTLESAGYTVVEAEEGEDALGKARRHRPVLILLDLMLPGMDGFEICRELKKNPETAKTPVVMLTARGEEVDRIVGLELGAEDYVVKPFSPREILLRLKNILRRSQPSAPSRQLWRRGGLAVDMDAHRAEVDGEEVQLTATEFKLLAELIRSQGRVQTRDQLLNSVWGYEFDGYARTVDTHVRRLRQKLGSYSGLVETVRGVGYRFKEQA comes from the coding sequence ATGCCCAAGGACGCCATTCTGGTGGTCGAGGACGACGAGGACATCCGCCAACTCCTCCGCTACACCCTTGAATCGGCGGGCTACACAGTGGTCGAGGCCGAGGAGGGCGAGGATGCGCTGGGCAAGGCGCGTCGTCATCGCCCGGTCCTCATCCTGCTGGATCTCATGCTGCCGGGCATGGACGGTTTCGAAATCTGCCGGGAGCTGAAGAAGAACCCCGAAACCGCCAAGACGCCGGTGGTCATGCTCACGGCGCGCGGCGAGGAAGTGGACCGCATCGTGGGACTCGAGCTCGGCGCCGAGGACTACGTGGTCAAGCCCTTCTCGCCCCGGGAGATCCTGCTGCGGCTGAAGAACATCCTGCGCCGCAGCCAGCCCTCCGCCCCTTCGCGCCAGCTCTGGCGGCGCGGCGGACTGGCCGTGGACATGGACGCCCACCGGGCCGAGGTGGACGGCGAGGAGGTCCAGCTCACGGCCACGGAGTTCAAGCTCCTGGCGGAGCTGATCCGCAGCCAGGGCCGCGTGCAGACGCGCGACCAGCTGCTCAATTCGGTCTGGGGCTACGAGTTCGACGGCTACGCCCGGACCGTGGACACGCACGTCAGGCGTCTGCGCCAGAAGCTCGGCTCGTATTCCGGCCTCGTTGAGACCGTGCGCGGCGTGGGCTATCGTTTCAAAGAACAGGCGTGA
- a CDS encoding DNA repair protein RecN produces MLSYLRIRNLALIADAELEFAAGFNALTGETGAGKSFILKALDFVTGGRMDVQSVRPGADKAVVEAVFELDGAEMTLRRELSAETGRSRLFRDDSLASLDSMADLRPKLFLQTSQHAQSRLLSPAHQAELLDAFVDAPELFAERARLLAGVRETARGLAECRERVRSLAEKREFLEYQSREIAKVGPHEGEEDELLTARVRLRGASEAGEACERALGMLHGDGGALAALDGLARELRILAKVDEGFAAESESVEDFRLRLRDLEGLLRSGPAAADESELEAVEKRLWDLSQLRRKLKRGIDEIVHLGREIEENLSFLDASELDVKRLARDEERLAGELSAVLGRLDAARGAAADALCARLETDLRELGFAEQVRVLVDFAPQELHPGVHELRGRILWVPNPGQPPQPLDRIASGGELSRFLLALTGLRAESDAPTLIFDEVDAGVGGLTLTKVADRLARLAGSRQVVVISHWPQLAARARRHFQIMKEVDGGLTTTHCRLLSKAEVEEELARMAGGGEQGLRLARDLLAAQAVS; encoded by the coding sequence ACGCCGAGCTGGAGTTCGCCGCGGGCTTCAACGCGCTGACCGGCGAGACGGGCGCGGGCAAGTCGTTCATCCTCAAGGCGCTCGATTTCGTGACCGGCGGCCGCATGGACGTGCAGAGCGTGCGTCCGGGCGCGGACAAGGCGGTGGTGGAGGCGGTCTTCGAGCTGGACGGCGCGGAGATGACGCTGCGGCGCGAGCTGTCCGCCGAGACGGGCCGCAGCCGTCTGTTCCGTGACGACTCGCTGGCGAGCCTCGATTCCATGGCCGACCTCAGGCCGAAACTTTTCCTGCAGACCTCGCAGCACGCGCAGTCGCGGCTGCTCTCGCCCGCGCACCAGGCCGAGCTTCTGGACGCCTTCGTGGACGCGCCCGAGCTGTTCGCGGAGCGGGCGCGGCTGCTGGCCGGGGTGCGCGAGACGGCGCGCGGGCTCGCGGAGTGCCGGGAGCGGGTGCGCTCGCTCGCCGAGAAGCGGGAGTTCCTTGAGTACCAGTCGCGGGAGATCGCCAAGGTGGGCCCGCACGAGGGCGAGGAGGACGAGCTGCTCACGGCGCGCGTGCGGCTGCGCGGGGCGAGCGAGGCGGGCGAGGCCTGCGAGCGGGCGCTGGGCATGCTGCACGGCGACGGCGGGGCGCTGGCCGCGCTGGACGGCCTGGCGCGGGAGCTGCGCATTCTCGCCAAGGTGGACGAGGGGTTCGCGGCCGAGTCCGAGTCGGTGGAGGATTTCCGGCTGCGCCTGCGCGACCTCGAGGGCCTGCTGCGCAGCGGTCCGGCCGCGGCGGACGAGTCCGAGCTCGAGGCGGTGGAGAAGCGGCTGTGGGACCTCTCCCAGCTGCGCAGGAAGCTCAAGCGCGGCATCGACGAGATCGTGCACCTGGGGCGCGAGATCGAGGAGAACCTTTCTTTCCTGGACGCGAGCGAGCTGGACGTGAAGCGGCTCGCGCGCGACGAGGAGCGGCTTGCGGGCGAGCTTTCGGCCGTGCTCGGCAGGCTGGACGCGGCGCGCGGCGCGGCGGCGGACGCGCTCTGCGCGCGGCTGGAGACCGACCTGCGCGAGCTCGGCTTTGCCGAGCAGGTGCGGGTGCTGGTGGATTTCGCGCCACAGGAGTTGCACCCGGGCGTGCACGAGCTTCGCGGCCGCATCCTCTGGGTGCCCAACCCGGGCCAGCCGCCGCAGCCGCTGGACCGCATCGCCTCGGGCGGCGAGCTGTCGCGCTTCCTGCTGGCGCTCACCGGGCTTCGCGCCGAGTCGGACGCGCCCACGCTGATCTTCGACGAGGTGGACGCGGGCGTGGGCGGGCTGACCCTGACCAAGGTGGCGGACCGGCTGGCGCGTCTGGCCGGGAGCCGCCAGGTGGTGGTCATCTCGCACTGGCCGCAGCTGGCCGCGCGGGCGCGCAGGCATTTCCAGATCATGAAGGAGGTGGACGGCGGCCTGACGACCACGCACTGCCGCCTCCTGTCCAAGGCCGAGGTGGAGGAGGAGCTGGCGCGCATGGCCGGCGGCGGCGAGCAGGGCCTTCGGCTCGCGCGCGATCTCCTGGCCGCGCAGGCCGTCTCCTGA
- a CDS encoding RsiV family protein translates to MNRFALPSPAQAKEERPGPAFSPALLLLFFGLFCLGLLGLPQAARAACHSVVPEHLTGDVDGLHMDVLVPHTGVKQVDADLRGVADDLARQGRAGVIPEGAPWHKELFGTYESYRCGNDIWSFLQTFGLFLGGAHPIPVVDARVYDLATGRRLKFGDVFKDDTASVQTLASYVMADLINRQGLDENWVSGAFTDPAAAVSHFLLRENGPIFVFAPYEVAPYVYGTVTVKLPWGALKDLTKPGFPPSALAIAPKKIPPQPVPGLPGTLTCQGASGQWSLTIAGGTARLSGSDGSQTDFVGQGAYLPYQKPPFLFWQGRLKQDDGSLGAPVTATVTFAPCGLGLPGAQPGGQTGGQTGGQPKEADARLVLTLPGGQSLTGCCSRE, encoded by the coding sequence ATGAACCGTTTTGCCCTGCCCTCCCCGGCCCAGGCGAAAGAGGAGCGACCCGGCCCGGCGTTTTCGCCCGCGCTCCTGCTCCTTTTTTTCGGCCTTTTCTGCCTCGGCCTGCTCGGCCTGCCCCAAGCGGCCCGCGCGGCCTGCCACAGCGTGGTGCCCGAGCATCTGACCGGGGACGTGGACGGCCTGCACATGGACGTCCTCGTGCCGCACACCGGCGTGAAGCAGGTGGACGCGGACCTGCGCGGCGTGGCCGACGACCTCGCCCGGCAGGGGCGAGCCGGGGTGATCCCCGAGGGCGCGCCCTGGCACAAGGAGCTCTTCGGCACCTACGAGTCGTACCGCTGCGGCAACGACATCTGGAGCTTCCTGCAGACCTTCGGGCTGTTTTTGGGCGGCGCGCATCCCATCCCGGTGGTCGACGCCCGGGTCTACGACCTGGCCACCGGCCGCCGCCTGAAGTTCGGCGACGTCTTCAAGGACGACACGGCCTCGGTGCAGACGCTGGCCTCCTACGTCATGGCCGACCTGATCAACCGCCAGGGGCTGGACGAGAACTGGGTCAGCGGCGCGTTCACCGATCCGGCCGCGGCCGTGTCGCATTTCCTGCTGCGCGAAAACGGCCCCATCTTCGTCTTCGCGCCCTACGAGGTGGCCCCCTACGTCTACGGCACCGTGACCGTGAAGCTGCCCTGGGGGGCGCTCAAGGACCTGACCAAGCCCGGCTTCCCGCCGAGCGCCCTGGCCATTGCGCCGAAGAAGATTCCGCCGCAGCCCGTGCCCGGCCTGCCCGGCACCCTCACCTGCCAGGGCGCCTCGGGCCAGTGGAGCCTGACCATAGCGGGCGGGACGGCCCGGCTCAGCGGCTCCGACGGCAGCCAAACCGACTTCGTCGGCCAGGGCGCCTACCTGCCCTACCAGAAGCCGCCCTTCCTCTTCTGGCAGGGCCGCCTGAAGCAGGACGACGGCAGCCTCGGCGCGCCCGTCACCGCGACCGTGACCTTCGCCCCCTGCGGCCTGGGCCTGCCCGGCGCGCAGCCCGGCGGCCAAACCGGGGGCCAAACGGGAGGCCAGCCCAAGGAGGCCGACGCGCGCCTGGTGCTGACCCTGCCGGGCGGCCAGAGCCTCACGGGCTGCTGCTCGCGCGAGTAG
- the pstB gene encoding phosphate ABC transporter ATP-binding protein PstB, whose amino-acid sequence MVQQMKMEARSLNFYYSSFKALEDINLSFQPNQVTSLIGPSGCGKSTFLRCLNRMNDLIPGTRVEGSLTLDGRDIYESKVDVVELRRRVGMVFQKPNPFPKSVFENVSYGLRVNGVKDKNFIAERVETSLRSAALWEEVKERLHQSALGLSGGQQQRLCIARAMAVEPEVLLMDEPCSALDPIATQKIEELIFALKDSYTIIIVTHSMQQAARVSDMTAFFYMGKLIESDKTETLFTRPKNKQTEDYITGRFG is encoded by the coding sequence ATGGTCCAGCAGATGAAGATGGAAGCCCGGAGCCTGAACTTCTACTACAGCTCGTTCAAGGCCCTGGAGGACATCAACCTCAGTTTCCAGCCCAACCAGGTGACCTCGCTCATCGGGCCGTCCGGCTGCGGCAAGAGCACCTTCCTGCGCTGCCTGAACCGCATGAACGACCTCATCCCCGGCACCCGGGTGGAGGGCTCGCTCACGCTGGACGGCCGTGACATCTACGAGTCGAAGGTGGACGTGGTGGAGCTTCGCCGCCGCGTGGGCATGGTCTTCCAGAAGCCCAACCCCTTCCCCAAGTCGGTCTTCGAGAACGTCTCCTACGGGCTTCGCGTGAACGGGGTGAAGGACAAGAACTTCATCGCCGAGCGGGTGGAGACGAGCCTGCGCAGCGCCGCGCTCTGGGAGGAGGTCAAGGAGCGCCTGCACCAGTCGGCGCTCGGCCTGTCCGGCGGCCAGCAGCAGCGGCTGTGCATCGCCCGGGCCATGGCCGTGGAGCCGGAGGTCCTGCTCATGGACGAGCCCTGCTCGGCCCTGGACCCCATCGCCACCCAGAAGATCGAGGAGCTCATTTTCGCATTGAAAGACAGCTACACGATCATTATCGTTACCCACTCCATGCAGCAGGCCGCCCGCGTCTCGGACATGACGGCCTTCTTCTACATGGGCAAGCTGATCGAATCCGACAAGACCGAGACGCTGTTCACCCGTCCGAAGAACAAGCAAACCGAAGACTACATCACGGGTCGTTTCGGATAA